The following nucleotide sequence is from Melioribacteraceae bacterium.
CAAAAATGAGATGGCTTATAATGTTGACGGTAATGTTTTTTATGATGTCTCAAAATTCGAAAACTATGGGAAACTCAGCGGTAAAAAATTGGATGAACTTATTTCCGGCTCGAGAATAGAAATTAACGATGAGAAAAAAAATCCTTTGGACTTTACATTGTGGAAAAAAGCGAAAGAAGGCGAGCCATTTTGGGAAAGTCCATGGGGTAAAGGCAGACCCGGTTGGCATATTGAATGTTCTGCAATGAGTACAAAACATCTCGGAGAAACAATTGACATTCATGCGGGGGGAAGTGATTTGATCTTTCCGCATCATGAAAATGAAATTGCACAAAGTGAAGGTGCCACTTCACATAAATTTGTTAAGTATTGGGTTCATTTTGGATTTTTAAATCTTCAAAATGAAAAAATGTCAAAATCACTAGGTAACTTTTTTACCGCGCGAGATATTTTAAAAACTTACTCTGCCGAAGTAATCAGAATGCTGTTTTCACAAACACATTATGCCGGTCCGCTTAATTTTAGTAATGACTTGTTGGATTCTGCCAAAAAAGGTTTGGAGAGATTAAACAATTTAGTTGATCTTGTGAATGAAAAAGTATCTGCTGGTAAATCCGGAGAGCAAATTGAATTTGATTTTGACAGATACTATTTCGGTTTTGAGAACTCAATGGATGACGATTTTAATACACCACAAGCAGTAGCTGTCATTTTCGATTATGTAAAATCTATAAATTCAATGGTAAGCAAAAATGAAAATATTGATGTGCAATTCTTTATTGATGTTAAAACTTTCTTAGAAAAGACAGCTCAAAATGTTCTTGGAATTGTGAATTTCGGTGAGACAAAAAAAATACAAAGTGATTCAAAAGAAAATGAATTGATTGACTTATTAATCAAAATAAGAACCGAAGCTAAACAAAATAAAAACTTTGCACTTGCCGATCTTATTCGTGATCAGTTAAATGAAATTGGATTCCAATTAGTTGATACAAAAAGTGGAACAACTTTCAAAAAAAAATAGAAACATAATTTTGTCAATAATATTTTTTATTATACTCTTAATTATATTGTTCTTATCTTGGTTTTATATTTTCAACGTTTATGAAGTAAAAATAATAGAAACACAAGTAAGTTCTTTAAATTATACTGTTGAAATTATCCCGGTTAATTCGTTGGGAATTCAAGCCCCGTTTAGAAATCTTCAATATTCATATAAAGTTGAAGAGGGCAGTGAAAGTGTAGAAAAAATTATTGACTCGGGAAACGGAATAATAAATATTTATTTGAATGCTAATCCAGGCAAAGTTAAATTAAGAATCGAAACTAATAAGACACAAAATTTTTCGTTAATAGAAATTCCATCTAACAAAACGGAATAGAGATGAAAAAATTTTTATTACTCACCTTGTTATTATCTTTAACAATTTTTGCTCAAGGTACCGCTGGAACAGATGCAAAATATGAGTATCGTTCGTTAATCGATCTTCCATCAGCGGGAATTTTAGAAAAAGGTTTTGTAGGTGTAAGTGCTGATGTTCTTCCGTTTGGAGTTCTTATTGCAAAAATTGAAGTCGGCGTTTTTGATAATTTTAGTTTTGGCATTTCATATGGCGGAGGAAATATTATTGGATCCGGTAAAGTTGATTGGTATAAACTCCCGGGAATAAATGTTAGGGCAAGATTAGTTGATGAGACCGAAAGTATTCCGGCATTTACATTAGGATTCGATTCTCAAGGAAAAGGATTTTACGATGAAGATATAAATCGATTCGAAATTAAATCACCGGGTTTTTACGTTGCCGCTTCCAAAAATTTTGAATTTCTCGGATACTTAAGTCTTCACGCGATCGTTAATTATTCGCTCGAAAGAGATGATGATGACAAAGATTTAAACCTTGGAATCGGATTTGAAAAAACAATTGGTGGAAAAGTTTCTTTAGTTGGTGAATATAATTTTGCCATCAATGATAATACAATCAAAGCTTACGGTGATGGAAACGGTTACATGAACTTTGGAATTCGCTGGTCAGTGGGTGAAGGCTTTACTGTTGGATTGGATTTACGTGATATGCTGGATAACAAAAAAATCAACAGCAATAAAGCTGATCGTGCAATTTTTGTGGAGTTCATTAAATCAATTTTTTAGTGTAGTAAATAATATACACTAGCGTTTAACATCTTAGACACACATCTATCATTTCTGATCATGTCCCCCGTTTTTGCATCTTTTCATAGGCATAGTATTTGTTAACTTAATATTAGTAAATGAAGTGTAATTAAAACTAAGAGGTATCGTGATGAAATTTTTACTAAGGACAAGCTTAATAATCATCATATCTTCTATTTTCTTCTCAGGCTGCTATACTCAACTGGCAGTTAGGGGATATGATGATCGTACTGCTGTTGCAACATACGAAGATGATACATATTACGAGGATTATGATTCTACAACATATTATGATGAATCCTATGAATATTATGACGATTCAGGTGAGTATTACGTTGTTGACGATTATGATCATTATTGGAGACCGAATTATAGAAGATATTATTCAGGCTATTATCCAACAAGTCATTTTTATTTCAGCTATCGAAATTACTGGTGGGATTACTATTATTATTCACCATATATCTGGTATCCCGACCCCTGGTTTTACCCTGTTGCATATATAGGTTGGTGGGGATATTCATATTATCCATATCACCATTATGGTTACTATGGACATTACGGAAATAATTATCCATATAATAACGGTTATAAATATAGAACAAACACTTATACTGGATTAAGAGATAATGGTAGAGGTCGTGGAACAGACGGTGGTAGAGGTAGAATAGATGATGGTGGAGGAATGCGCGGTGGAATAACTGATGGTGGTAGAACTGTTGAGACGGGCAGAAACGGAACAACTACCGGAACTATAAATGACAGAGCGAAAGTAATTAATGAGCAACCAACACGACGACCCGATGTAAGAACAGGAAGGACAACTGATACTCGACCAAGTACAAGACCTGAATCAGGTAGAAAAATTGATGAGGGTAGAAAAGCAATTCCTCAAGCACGAAAAAAAGTCGGCGAAGTAACAACCAAAGATTCTAGAAGATATGATGTCGGGACTCAATCTACAAGACCGTCAACTCCTGCTCCATCAACGAGAAACGCAACACCTAGAAGTCAGACTCCTAGTCAACGTTCTTACGTTCCGCAGACGAAACGTGTTCCTGAGAAACCAAAGGCTAATTCAGGAAGGACTTACAAGAGTCCGAAAAGAGACA
It contains:
- the cysS gene encoding cysteine--tRNA ligase; its protein translation is MLIYNTLSRKKEEFQPTDPPNVTMYVCGPTVYDFFHIGNARSFIMADIIRKYLIYKGFHVKYAMNITDIDDKIIKKSNEQNTESSKVAEEFTEAFLADTKRLNIAEADIFPRATAHIGEIINMIESLIKNEMAYNVDGNVFYDVSKFENYGKLSGKKLDELISGSRIEINDEKKNPLDFTLWKKAKEGEPFWESPWGKGRPGWHIECSAMSTKHLGETIDIHAGGSDLIFPHHENEIAQSEGATSHKFVKYWVHFGFLNLQNEKMSKSLGNFFTARDILKTYSAEVIRMLFSQTHYAGPLNFSNDLLDSAKKGLERLNNLVDLVNEKVSAGKSGEQIEFDFDRYYFGFENSMDDDFNTPQAVAVIFDYVKSINSMVSKNENIDVQFFIDVKTFLEKTAQNVLGIVNFGETKKIQSDSKENELIDLLIKIRTEAKQNKNFALADLIRDQLNEIGFQLVDTKSGTTFKKK